A part of Micromonospora chersina genomic DNA contains:
- the mshB gene encoding N-acetyl-1-D-myo-inositol-2-amino-2-deoxy-alpha-D-glucopyranoside deacetylase, which produces MTGVTTLPDRRLLLVHAHPDDESIGTGATMAHYAATGAHVTLVTCTLGEEGEIHVPALAQLAAAEADQLGGYRIGELAAACAALGVTDHRFLGGAGRYRDSGMMGLATNEHPRAFWQADLDEAAGYLLEVIREVRPQVMITYDPNGFYGHPDHIQAHRVAMRGVELAAAEGIAPAKVYWTAMPRGVLEAGLDAFTEASDNPFAGIESADELPFGTPDEGIAARVDATDQHVAKEAAMRAHATQIPANSWLYSIAGNFGAEFMGVEYFTLAVGEKGPGSGPYGWEDDLFAGLALDGPDRFPVTAAGLR; this is translated from the coding sequence GTGACGGGCGTGACGACGCTGCCCGACCGACGCCTGCTGCTGGTCCACGCGCACCCCGACGACGAGTCCATCGGCACCGGCGCGACGATGGCGCACTACGCCGCCACCGGCGCGCACGTCACACTGGTCACCTGCACGCTGGGCGAGGAGGGCGAGATCCACGTGCCGGCGCTGGCCCAGCTCGCCGCGGCCGAGGCCGACCAGCTCGGCGGCTACCGGATCGGCGAGCTGGCGGCCGCCTGCGCGGCGCTGGGCGTCACCGACCACCGCTTCCTCGGCGGCGCGGGCCGCTACCGCGACTCGGGGATGATGGGGCTCGCCACCAACGAGCACCCCCGGGCGTTCTGGCAGGCCGACCTCGACGAGGCCGCCGGTTACCTGCTGGAGGTCATCCGCGAGGTCCGCCCGCAGGTGATGATCACGTACGACCCGAACGGCTTCTACGGACACCCCGACCACATCCAGGCGCACCGGGTGGCCATGCGCGGCGTGGAACTGGCCGCCGCCGAGGGCATCGCCCCGGCGAAGGTCTACTGGACCGCCATGCCGCGCGGCGTGCTGGAGGCCGGCCTGGACGCGTTCACCGAGGCGTCGGACAACCCCTTCGCCGGCATCGAGAGCGCGGACGAGCTGCCCTTCGGCACCCCCGACGAGGGGATCGCGGCGCGCGTCGACGCCACCGACCAGCACGTCGCCAAGGAGGCGGCGATGCGGGCCCACGCCACCCAGATCCCGGCCAACTCCTGGCTCTACTCGATCGCCGGCAACTTCGGCGCCGAGTTCATGGGGGTGGAGTACTTCACCCTCGCGGTCGGCGAGAAGGGCCCGGGCAGCGGCCCGTACGGCTGGGAGGACGACCTCTTCGCCGGGTTGGCGCTGGACGGGCCGGACCGGTTCCCGGTCACGGCGGCCGGCCTCCGGTGA